ACCCGCCTGGAGGGCGGCGCCTTCCCGGCGACCACCGCGGAGCTGCAGTCCACGGCGTTCCAGGACACCGCGTTCCCCTACTTCGGCGGCCAGAAGGCCAACAAGATCTTCGCCGAGTCGGCCGCGAACGTCGCCGACGACTGGTCGTACCTGCCCTACCAGGTGTACGCGAACTCGGTCTTCAACGACACCGCGGGCAAGGCCTACGTCTCCGGCACCCCGCTCGCCGAGGGACTGAGGTCGTGGCAGGAGGCCTCCGTCAAGTACGGCGAGGAGCAGGGCTTCACCGTCGAGAAGTAGCCCCCGGAACCGCACGCACCTCACCGGAAGGACCGCCATGATCTCCACCTTCGCGTCCCGCCTCCACCGCGGGCCGGACGGTGCCCCCACCCCCCGGCTCGCCTTCGGCGCCGACTACAACCCCGAGCAGTGGCCGAGGGAGGTGTGGGAGGAGGACGTCCGGCTGATGCGCGAGGCCGGCGTCACCATCGTGTCGCTCGGCATCTTCTCCTGGGCCCGTGTCCAGCCCGGCCCCGGCACCTGGGACTTCGGCTGGCTCGACGACGTGATGGACCTGCTGCACGAGCACGGCGTCGGCGTCGACCTGGCCACCGCCACCGCCTCCCCGCCGCCCTGGCTGACCACCGCGCACCCGGAGATCCTCCCGGTGACGGACCGGGGCGAGACGCTGTCGCCGGGCGCGCGCCAGCACTGGCGGCCGACCTCGCCCGTCTTCCGCGAGCACGCCCTGCGCCTGGTCCGGGAGATGGCGACCCGGTACGCCGGACACCCGGCGCTGGTCGCCTGGCACGTCAACAACGAGCTGGGCTGCCACAACGTGTACGACTACTCGGACGACGCGACCCGTGCCTTCCGGGACTGGCTGCGCGCCCGGTACGGCACGCTCGACGCGCTCAACCACGCCTGGGGCACGGCGTTCTGGTCGCAGCGCTACAGCGACTGGGAGCAGATCCTGCCGCCGCGACTGGCCGCCTCGCACCCCAACCCGACCCAGCAGCTGGACTTCAAGCGGTTTTCCTCGGACGCGCTCAAGGAGCACCTGCTGGCCGAGCGCGACCTCCTGCGGGAACTGACCCCCGGCATCCCCGTGACCACCAACTTCATGGTGATGCCCGGCACCAAGGGCATGAACTACGCGGACTGGGCCGCCGAGGTCGACTTCGTCGCCAACGACCACTACGTGGTGCCGAGCGGGCGCGAGCGGGACGAGCTGTCGTTCTCGGCGAACCTCACCAGCGGCATCGCGGGCGGCCGGCCGTGGTTCCTGATGGAGCACTCCACCAGCGCGGTGAACTGGCAGCCCGTCAACCTGGCCAAGCGGCCGGGCGAGCTGGCCCGGGACTCGCTGACGCACGTGGCGCACGGCGCCGACGCGGTCTGCTTCTTCCAGTGGCGGCAGTCTGCGGCGGGCGCCGAGAAGTACCACTCGGCGATGGTCCCGCACGCCGGCCCCGACAGTGACGTGTTCCGCGCGGTCACGGCGCTGGGCGGCACGCTGGCGGCGCTGGCCCCGGTCGCCGGCAGCGAGCGGGAGCCCGCGGAGGTCGGCATCCTCTTCGACTGGGAGTCCTGGTGGGCGAGCGAGCAGGACTCGCACCCGACCTCCCTGCTCGACTACCACCGGGAGGCGCTCGACTGGTACTCGGCGCTGCTCTCCCTCGGCGTCCGCGCCGACGTCGTCACCACCGGCGCCGACCTGAGCCGCCACCGGGTGCTGATCGCACCGGTGCTGCACATGGTCCCGGCCGGGACGGCCAAGGACCTTACCCGGTACGCCGAGCAGGGCGGGCACCTGGTCACCACGTACTTCTCCGGAGTCGTCGACGAGAACGACCACGTCTGGCTCGGCGGCTACCCGGGCGCCCTGCGGGACCTGCTCGGCATCCGCGTCGAGGAGTTCGGGCCGCTGCCCGCCGGGGAGCGCGTGGAGCTGGACGACGCCGGCACCGGCGACCTGTGGACCGACCAGATCACCGTGACCGCGCCGGAGACCGAGGTCCTGGTCCGCTACCGCACCGGCACGCACGCGGGCCGCCCGGCCGTCACCCGGCGCCCCACCGGGAGCGGTTCGGCCGCCTACGTGTCCACCCGGCTCGGTGCGGCCGGGCTCGCCTCACTGCTGCCGCGGCTGCTGGATCCGGCCGGTGTCGCGAGCGACCTGCCCGCCGAGGTGCGCGGGGCGGTCGAGGCCACCGTGCGGCGCGGCCCCGGCGGCCGGTTCCTGTTCCTGGTCAACCGGACCGACGCGGCGGTGACCGTTCCCGGACTCGCCGGAGAGGCCCTGGTCGGCGACTTGGGCACCGACGGCACCCTCGTCCTCGCACCCAGGGCCGTCGCCGTAGTGCGCACGTCCACCGACTGAGCCGCAGCGACCACACCTTCCAGTGGGGAGCACAGATGGCACGCCGTACCCGCAACAGACGCCTCCTCGGGACCGCCGTCCTGACCGCCCTGGCCACGGGGGCCGCCCTGCTGGGCGTTCCCGCCCAGGCGGAACCGGCCGCGCCCGCCGCCTCCGTGACCGTGCGGCCCGACCCGTCGTACCGGCAGGAGAGGTTCGAGGGCTGGGGCACCAGCCTGGTCTGGTTCGCCAACGCGACCGGCGACTACCCGCCGGAGATCCGCGAGAAGCTGGCCCGGCTCCTGTTCGACGACGACGGCCTCGGGCTGAACATCGCCCGCTACAACATCGGCGGCGGCAACGCGCCGGACGTGCGGGACTACCTGCGGGCCGGCGGCGCGGTCGAGGGCTGGTGGAAGGCGCCCGCGGGCACCACCCGCGAGGACACCGACTGGTGGAGCGCCGACGACCCCGCCGACTGGAACGAGGACGCCGACGCCACCCAGCGCTGGTGGGTCGAGCGCGTCAAGCACGACGTCGACCACTGGGAGACGTTCAGCAACTCGCCGCCCTGGTTCATGACCGTCAGCGGCTACGTCTCCGGCGGCTTCGACTCCTCCGCCGACCAGCTCAAGGCCGATTCGGTCGACGACTTCGCGGCCTACGTGGCCGGGGCGACCCGGCGGCTGGAGCGGGCCGAGGGCATCCGGGTCGACACGGTGGACCCGTTCAACGAGCCCCACACCCCCTACTGGGGGACCCGGCTGGGCGCCGACGGCGAACCCGTCGGCGGCCGGCAGGAGGGCGCCCACATGGGACCCGAGCTTCAGACCGAGGTCCTCCGGGCCCTCGCCCCGGCGCTGAGGAAGGCCGGGGTCGGCGCGGACATCTCCGCGATGGACGAGACCAACCCCGGCATCTTCGCCCGGAACTGGGACGCCTACTCCGCGGCCGACCGCGACCTGGTCGGGCGGATGAACGTCCACACCTACGGCACCGGGCAGCGCACCACCGTGCGCGACCTCGCCAAGGCGGCCGGCAAGCCGCTGTGGATGAGCGAGGTGGGCGGCGACTGGGGCGACGGCCAGGACTTCGAGGACATGCGGCCCGGTCTCGGTCTCGCCCAGCAGATCGTCGACGACCTGCGTGAACTGGAGCCCCGCGCCTGGGTGTTCTGGCAGCCCGTCGAGGACTACGACAACATGAAGCCCGGCGGCGAGTCGGCCAGGGGCGGCAACTGGGGCAGTATCCAACTCCCGTTCGGCTGCACCGCCGAGGACACCCTGGAGACCTGCCCGATCCGGACCAACACCAAGTTCGACACGGCCCGCAACTTCACCCACTTCATCAAGCCCGGCGACCGGCTGATCGGCACGGACGACACCTCCAGCGCCGCCGCCGTCGGCCGTGACGGCAAGAGCGCCTCGCTCGTCCACGTCAACCGCACCAGCGAGGCCCGCACCGTCACCCTCGACCTGTCGAAGTTCGGGGAGGTGAGCCGCCGCGCCACCGTCACCCCGGTGGTCACCGACGCCGGCGGCCGACTCGAACGCAAGGCCCCGATCCGGGTGAAGGACCGCACGGCCGCCTTCACCGTGCCCGCGCAGTCCGTCACCTCCTTCGAGATCAAGGGCGTCTCCGGCGTCGCGAGGGACGCCGCCCCGCTGCGCCGGGGCCACGACTACTACACCCTCACCGGCGTGCAGAGCGGGCGGGCCGTCACCGTCGGGGACGACGGCACCGGCCTGGTCCTGGGCGGCGGAACGAACTGGCGGCTGGGCGCGGTCCGTCACGACGGCGGCGTCCGCGACCGCTACGTCCTCACCGCCCCCGGGCACGGCACCCGGCTGGCGGTGCGCGACGACGTCCCGGTGGCCGAGCCCGACACCGGCCGACCCGGCAGGGCCGCCGAGTGGCTCGCCTCCACCACCGGCGACGGCACCTGGACGCTGGTCAACGCCGCCACCGGGCGCCTGCTCGAAGTAGGCGGTCAGGCGACGCACGCGGGTGCGGCCGTCACCACGTGGCCGCCCAACTCCGGCGCCAACCAGCGCTGGACGCTGACGGACACGTCCACCGGCTGAATCCCCTCCCTCCTCCCCCGAGAGACCGAAGGAGACGGCATGACCATCGACCCCCGCGAGCGCGAGGTGCGCCGCAGGATGGCGGCCCGTGAGCTGTACTCCGACGGCGCCCCGGGACTGGAGGGGCTGGCGGAGGAGCGGCTGCGCGGCAAGGAACTGGCGGATGCCTACAACCGGACCGGGGCGCGGGACGAGGAGGGGCGCCGGGCGATCCTGAAGGAGATGTTCGCGGCCGTGGGCACCGGCGTGTGGATCGAGCCTGAGCTGCACGTGGCCTACGGCAACCGCGTGCACCTGGGTGACGACGTGTACGCCAACTTCGGCCTCACCCTCGTCGACGACGTCGAGGTCTTCGTCGGGGACCGGGTGATGTTCGCGCCGCACGTCACCATCAGCACCACCGGACACCCCGTCCACCCGAGGCTGCGCCGGGACGGCACGCAGTTCTCGGCGCCGGTGACCGTCGAGGACGACGTGTGGATCGGGGCCGGCGCGCTGATCATGCCGGGGGTCACCATCGGGCGCGGCTCGGTGGTCGGCGCGGGCAGCGTCGTGACGGCGCACGTCCCGGCGATGACCGTCGTCGCCGGGACCCCGGCCCGCGTGCTGCGCGCGATCACCGACGCGGACCGGGAGTGGACCTACGCTCCGCCCCGCACCCTGGGCACGGTCTGATCGGCAACTTCCGCCGTGCGCCCGGGACATGGCACGGGGCGCGGGGCAGTACGATGATCGAAATTTACGGCGGAGCGTCACCTCCCGGACCACGGAGCCTGCCATGACGACGGACCATTCCCAGCCTCCCCACATCGACACCGGCCGGGCCCACCCCGCGCGGGTCTACGACTGGCTGCTGGGCGGCAAGGACAACTACCCCGTCGACGAGGCGGTGGGCGAGACCCTGCCGCCCGAGGCACGGGACGCGGCGCGGCAGAACCGCGCGTTCATGAACCGCGCGGCGGCCCACCTCGCCGCGCAGGGCGTCGACCAGTTCCTGGACATCGGCACGGGCATCCCGACCGAGCCCAACCTGCACCAGATCGTGCAGCGGACGGTCCCGGCGGCCAGGGTCGTCTACGCCGACAACGACCCGATCGTGCTGCGGCACGCGGAGGCCCTGCTGGTCAGCAGCCCGGAGGGGGCCACGGACTACATCCAGGCCGATGTCCGCGAGCCGGAGCAGATCGTGCGCCACGCCCGCGAGATCCTCGACTTCGACCGGCCGATCGCCCTGTCGCTGATCGCCCTGATGCACTTCATCACGGACGACCAGAACGCCCACGGGATAGTCCGCGGGCTGGTCGAGACCCTGCCCTCCGGCAGCCACCTGGTCCTCTCGCACGCCTCGATCGACCTCTTCCCCGAGCTGTCGGAGCAGGTGATCGCCCAGTACGCCAAGGGCGGCATCCGCCTCGGCTTCCGCACCCGGGCGGAGGTGACCCGCTTCTTCGACGGGCTGGAACTGGTCCAGCCGGGCCTGGTCACGGCCACCGAGTGGTACGGCGAGGGCCAGGAGCCGCCGGCGCCGGAGGACAGCGGCATCTACGCGGCCGTGGCGCGCATCCCCTGACGGGGACGCGCGCACGGCTCAGCGGCGACGCCCGCGGGCCGCCCAGCCGCTGCCGACACCGGCGACGTGCAGGGCGACCAGGGCGAGGCCTATGAGCATCACGTTGGTGGAGGTGAAGACGTCGTTGGTCGACACCTCCGCCGCGTTGATCAGCCAGGCGATGAGGAACAGAACCGCGGCGATGATGGCGAGCACGGTGTACATCCCTTCGGGTAGGTGGCACCCGACCGGTGCCGTGTCACGCGTATGCCCCCGACGGAGGGTGTGACACGGCGCGGTGCTCCCCTTGCCCGGCACGGGCCTCCGCGTGCTTCGTACAGTGGACGGACGTGGACGGTCCCGGGTGTGCCGGGGACCGGTCCGGCCCGTCCCGCACCCCGCACCGGAGCACGCCATGCACGATCCGTCCCCCGCGCCGGACGACGGCTCCGGCACCCTGTTCGGGCTCGACGCCCTGACGCCGGGCGGGCCGGCCGCCGAGCCCACCGGGCCGCGCTTCCGGGACTCCGCCGCCGCCCGCCGTCTGCTGCCGGTCCGGGAGATCCACGCCGAGCCGGCGGCGGCCGCCTCCCCGCGCGGCCGGCAGGTGCTCGCCCGGTTCCCCGAGGCGCGCGTGGTGGAGGTGGACTCCCACTGGCGCATCCCGGGCCTGCACGGCAACGAGGGCAACGTCGAACGCTGGGTGCGGATCAAGGGCGAGACCCTCGTCCTGGGTGAGCGCAAGACCCTGGCCACCCGCCCCAACGGCCGCTCCGCGGACTGGATCGCGCCCGGCGCCTCCAACGGCTGCGCCATGGCCTGCGCCTACTGCTACGTGCCCCGGCGCAAGGGGTACGCCAACCCCGTCACCGTCTTCACCAACATCGACGGGATCATCGCCCACCTCGGCCGGCACATCGCCCGGCAGGGGCCGAAGCCGGAGCCGAACCAGTGCGACGCCGAGGCGTGGGTGTACGACGTGGGCGAGAACGGCGACTGCTCGGTGGACGCCCTGATCTGCGACAACACCGCGGACCTGGTGCACGCGTTCCGGCAGTGGCCGACGGCCAAGGCGTCCTTCGCCACCAAGTTCGTCAACCCCGACCTGCTCGCCCTCGACCCGCGCGGCCGCACCCGGATCCGCTTCTCCCTGATGCCGCCGGACGACTCACGGCTGCTGGACGTGCGCACCTCGCCGGTCGCCGAGCGGATCGCCGCGGCGGCCGACTTCCTGGACGCCGGGTACGAGGTGCACTTCAACCTCTCCCCCGTGGTGGTGCGGCCGGGCTGGGAGGAGGCCTGGGCGGAGCTGCTGCGCCACCTCGACGACGTCCTGCCGGAGCGGGTCAGGCGGCAGGCCGCCGCCGAGGTGATCATGCTGACGCACAACCGGGAGCTGCACGGGGTCAACCAGGGCTGGCATCCGCGCGCCGAAGAGGTGCTGTGGCGGCCGGAGCTGCAGGAGGCGAAACGCTCCGAGAACGGCGCGCTCAACGTGCGCTACCGCGCCGGGGTCAAGGCCGACGCGGTCGCCCGGCTGCGCGCTCTGGTCGCCGCCCACGCACCGTGGCTGCGCGTGCGGTACGCCTTCTGACCGCGTTGGGTAAGGGGAACCTAACGTCAGATAATGTTCTACGTGCAACCACCCAGCCGGAAGCTCCCGCCTCCGGTCAGCACGCACCGGGGGAGCCGGCCTTGCCACACACGATCGACGCGACCGGAGACCGGACGGACACCGCCAAGGAGGACGGCTGGGTCGCACTGGACTCGCCCGCCGAGCTGCGCGAGCTGCTGGGCGAGCCCTGGCCCGTCGTCATCGACAAGGTGCACGAGCGGCTCACCGACGACGACGTGGACATTCTGGCCCGCTCCCCGTTCTGCCTGCTGGCCACCTCCGACCCGCGGGGCAACTGCGACGTGTCGCCGCGCGGTGACGCGCCGGGCTTCACCCGGGTCCTGGACGCCGGCACCATCGCCCTGCCGGACCGGCCGGGCAACCGGCGGGGGGACAGCTTCCACAACATCCTCGGCAATCCGCACGCCGGCCTGCTCTATCTGATCCCCGGCGGCAAGCAGGTGCTGCGGATCAACGGCCGGGCCCGCCTCCTCACCGACGCGCCCTTCTTCGACGCGATGGCCCGCGACGGCAGGCGTCCGGACCTCGCCCTGGTCCTGGAGATCGACGAGATCTACCTGCACTGCCCGCAGTCCCTGAATCGGGCGGGACTATGGAACTCCCCTTCCCCGAAGGGGAGTTGAGCG
The Streptomyces sp. NBC_01723 genome window above contains:
- a CDS encoding glycoside hydrolase — its product is MARRTRNRRLLGTAVLTALATGAALLGVPAQAEPAAPAASVTVRPDPSYRQERFEGWGTSLVWFANATGDYPPEIREKLARLLFDDDGLGLNIARYNIGGGNAPDVRDYLRAGGAVEGWWKAPAGTTREDTDWWSADDPADWNEDADATQRWWVERVKHDVDHWETFSNSPPWFMTVSGYVSGGFDSSADQLKADSVDDFAAYVAGATRRLERAEGIRVDTVDPFNEPHTPYWGTRLGADGEPVGGRQEGAHMGPELQTEVLRALAPALRKAGVGADISAMDETNPGIFARNWDAYSAADRDLVGRMNVHTYGTGQRTTVRDLAKAAGKPLWMSEVGGDWGDGQDFEDMRPGLGLAQQIVDDLRELEPRAWVFWQPVEDYDNMKPGGESARGGNWGSIQLPFGCTAEDTLETCPIRTNTKFDTARNFTHFIKPGDRLIGTDDTSSAAAVGRDGKSASLVHVNRTSEARTVTLDLSKFGEVSRRATVTPVVTDAGGRLERKAPIRVKDRTAAFTVPAQSVTSFEIKGVSGVARDAAPLRRGHDYYTLTGVQSGRAVTVGDDGTGLVLGGGTNWRLGAVRHDGGVRDRYVLTAPGHGTRLAVRDDVPVAEPDTGRPGRAAEWLASTTGDGTWTLVNAATGRLLEVGGQATHAGAAVTTWPPNSGANQRWTLTDTSTG
- a CDS encoding sugar O-acetyltransferase, encoding MTIDPREREVRRRMAARELYSDGAPGLEGLAEERLRGKELADAYNRTGARDEEGRRAILKEMFAAVGTGVWIEPELHVAYGNRVHLGDDVYANFGLTLVDDVEVFVGDRVMFAPHVTISTTGHPVHPRLRRDGTQFSAPVTVEDDVWIGAGALIMPGVTIGRGSVVGAGSVVTAHVPAMTVVAGTPARVLRAITDADREWTYAPPRTLGTV
- a CDS encoding spore photoproduct lyase family protein, with the translated sequence MHDPSPAPDDGSGTLFGLDALTPGGPAAEPTGPRFRDSAAARRLLPVREIHAEPAAAASPRGRQVLARFPEARVVEVDSHWRIPGLHGNEGNVERWVRIKGETLVLGERKTLATRPNGRSADWIAPGASNGCAMACAYCYVPRRKGYANPVTVFTNIDGIIAHLGRHIARQGPKPEPNQCDAEAWVYDVGENGDCSVDALICDNTADLVHAFRQWPTAKASFATKFVNPDLLALDPRGRTRIRFSLMPPDDSRLLDVRTSPVAERIAAAADFLDAGYEVHFNLSPVVVRPGWEEAWAELLRHLDDVLPERVRRQAAAEVIMLTHNRELHGVNQGWHPRAEEVLWRPELQEAKRSENGALNVRYRAGVKADAVARLRALVAAHAPWLRVRYAF
- a CDS encoding MSMEG_1061 family FMN-dependent PPOX-type flavoprotein; this translates as MPHTIDATGDRTDTAKEDGWVALDSPAELRELLGEPWPVVIDKVHERLTDDDVDILARSPFCLLATSDPRGNCDVSPRGDAPGFTRVLDAGTIALPDRPGNRRGDSFHNILGNPHAGLLYLIPGGKQVLRINGRARLLTDAPFFDAMARDGRRPDLALVLEIDEIYLHCPQSLNRAGLWNSPSPKGS
- a CDS encoding SAM-dependent methyltransferase codes for the protein MTTDHSQPPHIDTGRAHPARVYDWLLGGKDNYPVDEAVGETLPPEARDAARQNRAFMNRAAAHLAAQGVDQFLDIGTGIPTEPNLHQIVQRTVPAARVVYADNDPIVLRHAEALLVSSPEGATDYIQADVREPEQIVRHAREILDFDRPIALSLIALMHFITDDQNAHGIVRGLVETLPSGSHLVLSHASIDLFPELSEQVIAQYAKGGIRLGFRTRAEVTRFFDGLELVQPGLVTATEWYGEGQEPPAPEDSGIYAAVARIP
- a CDS encoding beta-galactosidase; the protein is MISTFASRLHRGPDGAPTPRLAFGADYNPEQWPREVWEEDVRLMREAGVTIVSLGIFSWARVQPGPGTWDFGWLDDVMDLLHEHGVGVDLATATASPPPWLTTAHPEILPVTDRGETLSPGARQHWRPTSPVFREHALRLVREMATRYAGHPALVAWHVNNELGCHNVYDYSDDATRAFRDWLRARYGTLDALNHAWGTAFWSQRYSDWEQILPPRLAASHPNPTQQLDFKRFSSDALKEHLLAERDLLRELTPGIPVTTNFMVMPGTKGMNYADWAAEVDFVANDHYVVPSGRERDELSFSANLTSGIAGGRPWFLMEHSTSAVNWQPVNLAKRPGELARDSLTHVAHGADAVCFFQWRQSAAGAEKYHSAMVPHAGPDSDVFRAVTALGGTLAALAPVAGSEREPAEVGILFDWESWWASEQDSHPTSLLDYHREALDWYSALLSLGVRADVVTTGADLSRHRVLIAPVLHMVPAGTAKDLTRYAEQGGHLVTTYFSGVVDENDHVWLGGYPGALRDLLGIRVEEFGPLPAGERVELDDAGTGDLWTDQITVTAPETEVLVRYRTGTHAGRPAVTRRPTGSGSAAYVSTRLGAAGLASLLPRLLDPAGVASDLPAEVRGAVEATVRRGPGGRFLFLVNRTDAAVTVPGLAGEALVGDLGTDGTLVLAPRAVAVVRTSTD